GAGCTCTTAAAGAAATCATGTGATGAGTTCCTGTTTGGACATATTTGATAAAACAGCACATGTGGGTGGGACATGTTGAAGAGGTTGTCTCTTTTTTAAATAGCTAGCAGGCTTTAGTTACATTTAGTTGTTACTTGTATTTTGTATCTTATTTTATAGAGCATCTGATTAGATGGAAATCTGTGTAGGGCAAGATGAGCCATAAGTTTTTCCAtgtgagaaaaaatttaaatgcatatatttcaaCTAAAggttaatttttcagttttttagctGTGTAGTAGCATTTACATAGCTTAAAAGCTAAAAGGCATGGGCCacaaaagtattatatttaatatatatatatatatatatatatatatatatatatatatatatatatatatatatatatatatatatattagaatattgtttaattatttttttgtaacatttcaaaaagtgaaacttttttgagatattggatttttgactttcaagagaacaaaaataatcatcaaaaaaaaataataataataataataaataaacttttgaaatgttttactttacatgtaatgaatatataacgatgcacctgtatacacaggtgcatctatatatatatgtgtgtttttatactcTTTTAGATGacgcatttattaaatatattatttatctttctGTGCATTGATATTTTTTGCTGAAATCTTAGTAAAGTTTGTAATTTTGTCTGCAGATGCAATGAAGACATGAAGCTTCCTGGACAGGAAGTTGGGAAAAGCCACAGCTGCTATAATATCGAGTTCACCTTTGATGCTGATACACAAGTTACCATCACTATATACTATCAAGCCATTGAAGAGTTTCACAATGGTGTGCCAATGTAAGTTGTGGATTACACACACTTTGAGTATtcccttttctttatttattaataacacacTTCAAACTAAGCTTTTACCGGTTGATCAGAGAGCAGCAAGTTGGGAAATGACATCAAAGCTTGGGTTATATTGCTCTGTTCATTGTGTGTTGTTGACAGATACTTGCCGCAGGACAGCTCTCTGCAGTCAGAGACAGTGCATTTCAAACGCGGCGTCTGCCAACAGTTCTGTCTGCCCTCTCATTACATCAACTTATCAGAGTGGGCAGACGAGGAGGTAACACATGTGCTAGTGGTGAccttttgtgtttttgccatttttagagAGAGGTTAAAATAGGTCAGACTGAATTAATCTGTCtcattaatgaaattattaaGCAATTTATAATGCATATGTCCTTAGAGCACTTTGGGTAAACctggtaatgtgtttttttgtaacaCAGCTTTCGTTTGACATGGATAAAGACATCTACCCCATGGTTGTACAAGCAGTAGTGGATGAAGGAGATGGTGAGTTTTATgtaattagatattttataatatatatgtagaaatatatatctggaaataaatctaaatatatttgtccATGTTTTTGTTGTGCAGAACACTTGGGACACTCTCATGTTCTTCTTGCAACCTTTGAGAAGGTAtgctttttttgtgtaaaaaaaaaaaaaaaatacatgttttgtttaaattagtaTACAGATAAATGAGGTTGTACTGTTTCTACCTGATCTAACACTTTGGTGTAAACTTATATAATCagattcagtcatattaaataatattattggcATATTTAAAACCAGATAAATTtatctaacaaaaataaattcactgTGACGATTAGTGATTATATAATGTCGCTGTCTTTTTCTCCTAGCATATGGATGGAAGTTACTGTGTAAAACCTCTGAAGCAGAAACAAGTGGTAAGGGCCCTCTTACTATTTCTGTAATCTTATAGTTTACAAGAAGGTCAActcatattaaatgatttttgtattataaaaatctTAGATTTTTCTAAGTGTCACATTTTCAATAAACCTCTTAATCTTATCGTGATTTTATCTTAGGTGGATGGTGTTAGTTACCTGCTGCAGGAGATCTACGGTATAGAGAACAAATACAACAGTCAAGAATCAAAGGTAAATCATCATCAGACTGAATCAGATTCAAAGACAGTAGACTGATTTAAATTAgcaaaatgattaatatataataaacttcACTTCACTGTGATATAGTTGTTACTAGTCTCTCCATATCAGCTCAGAAGGACAACATCTGTAACTTCTAAGCTTTCATTCATTAATTAGTATCAATATATGAAAAATGACACATTCTTTTTTACAGGTGGCAGAAGATGAGATTAGTGACAACAGTGCTgaatgtgtggtgtgtttgtcaGACGTGCGGGACACACTTATCCTGCCCTGCAGACACCTGTGCCTGTGCAACGCCTGCGCAGACACACTGCGTTACCAGGCCAACTGTTGCCCCATCTGTCGACTGCGTAAGCACCAACCCCTGTACTGAACTCATTCAACAGGACTCTATTATtgagattattatatttatgaaagtAGATTTATGTGTCTCATACATAAATGTTATGGCGggtatttcattaaataaaacattggaCATACTGACACTAGTTGATgctctttttttatattgtttcagATAAAATATTTGACTCATTTAAAATTTCTCCTTTTAATTCCTATAGCATTTCGTGCCCTTCTTCAAATTCGAGCGATGAGGAAAAAACTGAGCCCACTCACACCTACTGGATTCAACCCTGTCATCACCTCACACACATCAGATTCAGAGGAGCACTCGGTAACAAAATGTTCATATAGAGCCTTATAcagaacaaatatatttaaagctaaataaatacatttatatagttGATCTAGCTTTACTGAGACCTAAATGTCAATGTCTAAAAAGAAAATAGCTGATTAGGGGtttaatataaatacttttcTGAGTTTGGTtggctctgtagtttttattgtggggggaaatcattatgcaatgcaatgcaatgatgataTACAAATAAgcgttcctcaaaagcctggtGTATCATATCTgatattcatattttaacatgttttttttttttaatactaaactTAAGTTGCTTCAGTTCAGTAAGTGTACAACAGTTGTTTCAGCAAAGCTTTGTTCATGTTGATAATGTAGAGGCCTTTGCATATTAAACACGATGCATTAGGTTTAATGGTTTAAGTTGTCAAACACTCTCTGATAAAAGTTAGGTGCACAGtttaatgcaaaaacacacaaatcatcTGAATGCACCATCTGTTTATACAAAAAGTTGTACTGTACTGTTGTTCACAGCCACATGTATGTTTACAACAGGCATCAGAGCACATCCCACCAGGCTATGAAGCTGTGTCCCTGTTGGAGGCCTTGAATGGGCCCCTGAACCCATCGCCATCTGCTCCTCCACTTCAGGGCCTCACCAGGGGCCATGTTTCTGGATCTGTGCCCACATATGGCAGTGATAGCCACCACACGCCTGCGCTCTCCCTCTCTCCGCTAGAACACTCTGTCAATTCCAGCCAGAATGTGAAACACAAGAAGAGTGGTTCTAAGTGAGTGAACCCTAACTGAAGGATTGAATGGTGTAGTATTTCagaattactgtaaaaaaaaaacctgttgttaAATGTCTACAGAATATTTGCTGGGTGTTACTAAAACACTTTCCTGTCACTTAACAGCTTTTCTTGAAGGTTAAATTATGGGCTTAGGAAGCAGGCAGATAAATGAGTCGTTGCTAATCATGTATTCTGGGAACTCTCTAGATCCCTCTCCCAGAATTCTTCAGTGCTGCctgaagaggaggatgagaagTCATGCAGTGAGTCTGAAGTGCAAACGTGCAGGAGAAAACTGCATGCAGAACAGCAAGAGGTGCAGGGATTatagtatttgtatattttttgtgtacatattattttatgcataattttggggtcagtaagagtttttgaatgttgtttaaaaactgcatttatttgaccaaaaatacaataaaacaatacaaaatacaaatatatatatattttaatacatgttaaactgtaatttcttcctgtgatggcaaagatgaattttcaccagccataactccagtcttcagtgtcacatgatcttccagaaatcattctaatgtgctgatttggtgcttaagaaaatgtcttattattataaatgttaaaaaaaactgtgctgcttaatatttttgtggagatcatgatacattttttaagattccttgatgagcagaaagtttaaaacaacagcatttatgtgaaagaAGTAGAAGTCTTtcctgtcacatttgatcaatttaattaatccaaaatgtttattttaaatagatattttgaaaaaagtaatcgtctttaatgtcacttttgatcaatttaatttattcttgctaaatgaaagtattaatttcttccaaaaaagaaaatcttactaaAACTAGACAtttgaatgttaatttcaaataaatatatgaacCAGTATGATATGAGAGACTATAGAATACTCtaaattttagaaataatatgtACTTTCATGTATTTATAATACAGTGTCCACTAGTGATGATGATAGATAATAAACATCAATCTAATCATCATTGTTGTATTGTGTATTTTACTGCAGTCTGGAGTGACTCCTGAAAGTGACAACATCACCCTGTCATCCTCAGGGGCCATAGATCAGTCCTCCTGCAACGGGACCCCTCTGTCCTCCACAATCACCTCCCCAGAGGGTACAGCATTACAGCTAAATCTCACTGAAACACACACCAGAGctcatttacatttgtttgccttcCTGTTCACTTCCTGTCCTGTTCAGATCCAGTAAGCAGCAGCCTGGCCCAGTCTGTGATGTCAATGGCGTCCTCTCATAGCCAGCACTCTCAGATTAGCACCGACACACTCTCTTCAATGTCCGGATCCTACATGGCTGGTGCCGAGGGAGATGAGGCCACTGAGACCCCAGCGGAGAGCCGAGCGCCTTCCCAACATGAGGGTGAGGTAAGACAGTTAGAAGGCCTAGAAGCAGAACAGTTTgttacttttgttgtttttatattcagGTGCTTTAGTTCATGCTGATATTATAGTTTTTAGCACCTAATAAATTAAACAGTGTTGGTAGtggttaatatttgtttttttaaagaaaaaaaacttttaaagaaataaagttacatttatgtttttagagTGAGTGTTGCACTCACaattggaaaaagaaaaatccaCAATAAAGACATAACAGTTATGCTGAACTTTAAACTATTTCTGATGcatattctgtaataaaaaagtaatatatttaaaattcagttatttcatactaagtatagttcaaatctattaacatatttactgacatgaCACTGAGactgagatttttaaaaaatatatatatttaaaaaaattataataaatttttatttggaGTGCTATTTgtacacaatgcacatttcttaatattaagcctgcaatgtgttttaatgtcactattaatgaggattgtatgatctttaaataatatcaatttaaaaaaatatataaatatatatatatatatatatatatatatatatatatatatatatatatataattttttatatatttaaaaaattataatacatttttatttggagtactacttgtacacaatgcacatttcttaatattaagcctgcaatgtgttttaatgtcactattgatgaggattgtaggATCTTTAAATAATA
This region of Cyprinus carpio isolate SPL01 chromosome B12, ASM1834038v1, whole genome shotgun sequence genomic DNA includes:
- the LOC109094707 gene encoding E3 ubiquitin ligase RNF157-like isoform X1, whose product is MGALTSRQNAGVEEIDIPSSSVYRYPPKSGSYFASHFIMGGEKFDSAHPEGYLFGENTDLNFLGNRPLVFPYNAPPPHEPVKTLRSLINIRKDTLRLVRCNEDMKLPGQEVGKSHSCYNIEFTFDADTQVTITIYYQAIEEFHNGVPIYLPQDSSLQSETVHFKRGVCQQFCLPSHYINLSEWADEELSFDMDKDIYPMVVQAVVDEGDEHLGHSHVLLATFEKHMDGSYCVKPLKQKQVVDGVSYLLQEIYGIENKYNSQESKVAEDEISDNSAECVVCLSDVRDTLILPCRHLCLCNACADTLRYQANCCPICRLPFRALLQIRAMRKKLSPLTPTGFNPVITSHTSDSEEHSASEHIPPGYEAVSLLEALNGPLNPSPSAPPLQGLTRGHVSGSVPTYGSDSHHTPALSLSPLEHSVNSSQNVKHKKSGSKSLSQNSSVLPEEEDEKSCSESEVQTCRRKLHAEQQESGVTPESDNITLSSSGAIDQSSCNGTPLSSTITSPEDPVSSSLAQSVMSMASSHSQHSQISTDTLSSMSGSYMAGAEGDEATETPAESRAPSQHEGEEIPNEAKGHNFVAGILEEQDSEGNDVTEEDCASPTKEHGGRRRSEVPCPEFDNNNQGQSDSHCMTGLDNEQPPDGRFAGLLYLDVYRHGRDPLTHHASTSNINLEEQGITNEAANPKNKSHRGPLAV
- the LOC109094707 gene encoding E3 ubiquitin ligase RNF157-like isoform X2, with amino-acid sequence MGALTSRQNAGVEEIDIPSSSVYRYPPKSGSYFASHFIMGGEKFDSAHPEGYLFGENTDLNFLGNRPLVFPYNAPPPHEPVKTLRSLINIRKDTLRLVRCNEDMKLPGQEVGKSHSCYNIEFTFDADTQVTITIYYQAIEEFHNGVPIYLPQDSSLQSETVHFKRGVCQQFCLPSHYINLSEWADEELSFDMDKDIYPMVVQAVVDEGDEHLGHSHVLLATFEKHMDGSYCVKPLKQKQVVDGVSYLLQEIYGIENKYNSQESKVAEDEISDNSAECVVCLSDVRDTLILPCRHLCLCNACADTLRYQANCCPICRLPFRALLQIRAMRKKLSPLTPTGFNPVITSHTSDSEEHSASEHIPPGYEAVSLLEALNGPLNPSPSAPPLQGLTRGHVSGSVPTYGSDSHHTPALSLSPLEHSVNSSQNVKHKKSGSKSLSQNSSVLPEEEDEKSCSESEVQTCRRKLHAEQQESGVTPESDNITLSSSGAIDQSSCNGTPLSSTITSPEDPVSSSLAQSVMSMASSHSQHSQISTDTLSSMSGSYMAGAEGDEATETPAESRAPSQHEGEEIPNEAKGHNFVAGILEEQDSEGNDVTEEDCASPTKEHGGRRRSEVPCPEFDNNNQGQSDSHCMTGLDNEQPPDGRFADEDSCPVQIEE
- the LOC109094707 gene encoding E3 ubiquitin ligase RNF157-like isoform X3 — protein: MGALTSRQNAGVEEIDIPSSSVYRYPPKSGSYFASHFIMGGEKFDSAHPEGYLFGENTDLNFLGNRPLVFPYNAPPPHEPVKTLRSLINIRKDTLRLVRCNEDMKLPGQEVGKSHSCYNIEFTFDADTQVTITIYYQAIEEFHNGVPIYLPQDSSLQSETVHFKRGVCQQFCLPSHYINLSEWADEELSFDMDKDIYPMVVQAVVDEGDEHLGHSHVLLATFEKHMDGSYCVKPLKQKQVVDGVSYLLQEIYGIENKYNSQESKVAEDEISDNSAECVVCLSDVRDTLILPCRHLCLCNACADTLRYQANCCPICRLPFRALLQIRAMRKKLSPLTPTGFNPVITSHTSDSEEHSASEHIPPGYEAVSLLEALNGPLNPSPSAPPLQGLTRGHVSGSVPTYGSDSHHTPALSLSPLEHSVNSSQNVKHKKSGSKSLSQNSSVLPEEEDEKSCSESEVQTCRRKLHAEQQESGVTPESDNITLSSSGAIDQSSCNGTPLSSTITSPEDPVSSSLAQSVMSMASSHSQHSQISTDTLSSMSGSYMAGAEGDEATETPAESRAPSQHEGEEIPNEAKGHNFVAGILEEQDSEGNDVTEEDCASPTKEHGLLYLDVYRHGRDPLTHHASTSNINLEEQGITNEAANPKNKSHRGPLAV